From Penicillium psychrofluorescens genome assembly, chromosome: 1, one genomic window encodes:
- a CDS encoding uncharacterized protein (ID:PFLUO_001216-T1.cds;~source:funannotate), translated as MTSSAPSILATCKQTRFHLLDDNPSQEVAETTQDIDVAGLSIVVASSALDSAEDATKTKVKGKSKAKAEGKELIADGHLRLKAGIHYGLLGRNGTGKSTLLRAMAEKLIPGIPHPTRIAILQQTDQDEQGINAGLSQDRTVLEHVLSSDESKNEAVRKANLLSKAFETEDPLEPVRTIRKIRHQQTEMQLFLAQRNASLKSGARGLQARKDLKAAELKVDASGELLSQDANQIDAETVQTDTQAAVETLQDLQSRLEDMKLSDMEHQARRILLGLGFSESGLDKKVSTLSGGWRMRCMLASVLVQDPDIMILDEPTNFLDLLGVVWLEKYLQQLRDRSETTILLVSHDRDFINAVCEEIVILRDQKLNYFRGNLSAYEQDFEEQKLYWGRMKEANDRQMAQMEASIRESVKVGKKTNDDNKLRQAKTRQKKVDDRMGLQVNAKGGRFKLNRDLVGYHLKSRADIEVPTDEKGALMSLPDATELRFPGPLVSLEGITFKYKNNDRIILEDVNLVVHIGDRVGIMGLNGSGKTTLVRVLTGGIPSSKGKVTTHSRLKVGYYGQHSVEELQDRGRIEPSLTALALLMAEVEGSLNEGEVRGLLSSMGLAGRVVSDVPVSKLSGGQLVRLALARIVWSAPQLLILDEITTHLDFNTVTALASALSSFNGAILLVSHDRFLIRSVIEGKRDIEHKLDDDFEGLEQEETEETKTRRRSVYVLKNGKMIEQQKGVEQFEQSLVKRVQKMLVGL; from the exons ATGACATCTTCTGCGCCATCAATCCTTGCAACCTGCAAGCAGACCCGGTTTCATCTACTAGACGACAATCCGTCTCAAGAGGTAGCTGAAACCACCCAGGAC ATCGATGTTGCGGGCCTCAGTATTGTCGTGGCGTCATCTGCGCTGGACTCCGCTGAAGATGCAACAAAGACAAAGGTCAAGGGCAAATCCAAAGCTAAGGCGGAGGGAAAAGAGCTCATCGCAGACGGCCATCTGCGATTGAAAGCAGGGATCCACTACGGGCTGCTGGGGCGCAATGGAACCGGGAAATCAA CGCTGTTACGGGCAATGGCCGAAAAGCTCATCCCCGGCATTCCTCACCCAACTCGCATTGCGATTCTGCAGCAGACCGATCAAGATGAGCAGGGTATTAACGCAGGACTGAGCCAGGACAGGACTGTTTTGGAACATGTTCTGAGCAGTGATGAGTCTAAAAATGAAGCTGTTCGCAAGGCAAACT TGCTCTCGAAAGCCTTTGAGACCGAGGATCCGCTGGAGCCTGTGCGGACAATTCGGAAAATCAGACACCAGCAAACGGAAATGCAGCTGTTCCTGGCCCAGAGGAATGCAAGTTTGAAGAGCGGAGCGCGAGGTTTGCAGGCGAGAAAAGACTTGAAGGCTGCCGAGTTGAAAGTCGATGCTTCGGGCGAATT ATTGTCACAAGATGCAAATCAAATCGACGCCGAGACAGTTCAGACTGATACACAGGCTGCTGTCGAAACGCTGCAAGACCTGCAATCTCGATTGGAAGAC ATGAAATTGTCTGATATGGAGCATCAAGCTCGTCGAAttcttctgggtctgggatTCAGTGAGAGTGGACTAGACAAGAAAGTGTCGACATTGTCCGGTGGATGGCGTATGCGCTGCATGCTCGCAAGCGTTCTAGTACAAGATCCAGACATTATGATTCTGGACGAACCGACCAattttcttgatcttctAGGAGTGGTCTGGTTGGAGAAATATCTTCAGCAGCTACGGGACAGGTCCGAAACGACGATCCTCTTGGTTTCGCACGATCGAGACTTTATCAATGCTGTGTGCGAAGAGATAGTGATCTTACGGGACCAGAAACTCAACTATTTCCGAGGAAATCTCTCGGCATATGAGCAAGACTTTGAAGAGCAGAAACTCTACTGGGGACGTATGAAGGAAGCCAATGACCGACAAATGGCACAGATGGAAGCGAGCATTCGTGAAAGCGTGAAGGTCGGAAAGAAGACCAACGATGATAACAAACTTCGGCAAGCCAAAACTCggcagaagaaggtcgaTGATCGCATGGGTCTGCAGGTGAACGCCAAGGGGGGCCGGTTCAAGCTGAACCGAGACTTAGTCGGATATCATCTGAAAAGCCGTGCTGATATTGAGGTACCAACGGACGAGAAAGGTGCGTTGATGAGCCTGCCGGATGCAACGGAATTGCGCTTTCCAGGACCACTGGTCTCTCTAGAGGGGATCACCTTCAAATACAAAAACAACGATCGCATCATCTTGGAGGATGTGAACCTGGTCGTTCACATCGGTGACCGCGTTGGGATTATGGGTCTCAATGGGTCTGGAAAGACGACTCTGGTTCGTGTCTTGACCGGAGGGATCCCATCTTCCAAGGGTAAAGTAACGACGCATTCGCGACTGAAAGTGGGCTACTATGGCCAGCACTCGGTGGAGGAGCTACAGGATCGTGGCCGCATCGAGCCCAGCCTGACCGCACTGGCCCTGCTGATGGCCGAGGTAGAGGGCTCGCTGAATGAAGGTGAAGTCAGAGGTCTCCTTTCGTCTATGGGATTAGCAGGCCGCGTAGTGTCCGATGTGCCGGTGTCCAAATTATCAGGTGGACAATTG GTCCGCCTGGCCCTGGCACGAATTGTCTGGAGTGCACCACAACTTCTAATTCTCGACGAAATCACCACTCACCTGGATTTCAACACAGTCACAGCGCTGGCATCTGCACTTTCCTCTTTCAACGGTGCTATCCTTCTGGTTTCACACGATCGTTTTTTGATCCGATCCGTAATTGAAGGTAAACGCGATATCGAGCACAAGCTGGACGATGATTTCGAAGGACTAGAGCAAGAAGAGACAGAGGAGACGAAGACTCGGCGACGGTCAGTATATGTGCTCAAGAATGGGAAAATGATCGAGCAGCAGAAAGGAGTGGAGCAGTTCGAGCAGAGTCTGGTGAAGAGAGTGCAAAAGATGCTTGTCGGATTGTAG
- a CDS encoding uncharacterized protein (ID:PFLUO_001217-T1.cds;~source:funannotate) → MQSYHRFRLCQSARGVTAAVLILLLVVFSFSKFQHFPSIRDKVAFTPSSPSHSNSSSYLSDVGNAHSTESKSTDNKPADCSLDIDLLKTWGYNETIEYARWEISVVQTDKFQGFSSDLSLSAPDFTIIDASVPGVVQPLPQERCAVAATIEAPLPSPPVDASHLIFGVSTSLERLDKSLEAFAHWAGGTNARIIAMIKDDYTMNKSTVMEHATKKDVRLEIIEHSDDTLDRYFRLTNVLLHQRSNTTTEWAVIIDDDTFFPSMRNLVNGLKEYDSSKSWYIGAPTENLNQMGVFGYMAYGGAGIFLSIPLLQEMDHYFDDCFMYKDTGDKRVAQCIYGHTRTPLTWDHRLFQMDFQDDATGFWESGRPLPLSLHHWKSFEWFPHDVIGMSKAASICGDNCQLNRWRITGDWFLVNGFSVVQYSQPQDEEDLKAMEATWDANQWAIDEGYAYSLGPLRPKDWMKDSYQLKGAVLEGNRLRQYYILDPFLVEKSKVIEVVWTVSEAKKKSFFRWSN, encoded by the coding sequence ATGCAGTCGTACCACCGCTTCCGGCTTTGCCAGTCTGCACGAGGCGTGACTGCGGCTGTTCTGATTTTGTTGCTGGTGGTCTTTTCATTCTCCAAGTTCCAGCACTTCCCTTCAATCCGGGACAAGGTTGCATTCACCCCGTCTTCCCCCTCACACTCGAACTCGTCATCCTACCTCTCCGATGTCGGCAATGCACACAGTACCGAAAGCAAGTCTACCGACAATAAACCAGCCGACTGCTCTCTCGATATCGACCTGCTCAAAACCTGGGGCTACAATGAGACAATCGAATATGCACGCTGGGAAATCTCGGTGGTCCAGACGGACAAGTTTCAAGGATTCTCATCGGACCTGAGCCTGTCGGCTCCGGATTTTACCATCATCGACGCAAGTGTTCCCGGCGTCGTTCAGCCACTTCCACAAGAACGGTGCGCCGTGGCCGCCACCATTGAAGCGCCTCTGCCCAGTCCTCCCGTGGACGCTTCGCACTTGATCTTTGGTGTCTCAACGAGCCTGGAGCGACTAGACAAATCGCTGGAGGCATTTGCGCATTGGGCCGGAGGCACAAATGCACGAATAATTGCAATGATCAAGGATGATTACACGATGAACAAGTCCACTGTCATGGAACATGCCACCAAAAAGGATGTCAGATTGGAAATCATCGAGCATTCAGACGACACTCTGGACCGGTATTTCCGTTTGACGAACGTGCTTCTGCACCAGCGCAGTAATACCACGACGGAGTGGGCCGTCATCATTGACGACGACACTTTCTTTCCGTCAATGAGGAACCTTGTCAATGGGCTCAAGGAGTATGACAGTTCAAAGTCCTGGTATATTGGAGCACCGACTGAGAACCTCAACCAAATGGGCGTATTTGGGTATATGGCATATGGAGGAGCGGGTATCTTCCTTAGCATTCCCCTGCTCCAGGAGATGGATCATTACTTCGACGACTGCTTCATGTACAAGGACACTGGGGATAAACGGGTTGCGCAGTGCATCTATGGACACACCCGGACCCCGTTGACCTGGGATCACCGACTTTTCCAGATGGATTTCCAAGACGATGCAACTGGCTTTTGGGAGTCTGGACGGCCCCTTCCCCTCTCCCTGCACCACTGGAAGTCTTTCGAGTGGTTCCCCCATGATGTGATTGGCATGAGCAAAGCCGCTTCGATTTGTGGCGATAACTGCCAACTTAACCGGTGGCGGATTACCGGTGACTGGTTCCTCGTGAACGGCTTCTCTGTCGTGCAATATTCACAACCgcaggacgaggaagatTTGAAAGCCATGGAGGCCACTTGGGATGCCAACCAATGGGCGATCGATGAGGGCTATGCTTATAGTTTGGGGCCTTTGCGCCCGAAAGACTGGATGAAGGACTCCTACCAACTCAAGGGAGCCGTTTTAGAAGGCAACCGTCTTCGCCAGTACTATATTCTGGACCCATTCCTGGTTGAGAAGTCAAAGGTGATTGAAGTCGTTTGGACGGTATCCGAggcgaagaaaaagagctTTTTTCGCTGGTCTAATTGA
- a CDS encoding uncharacterized protein (ID:PFLUO_001218-T1.cds;~source:funannotate) translates to MATLAEHPTIIQSSTASPMPTINAGYDQDLDSFINFDQLTYTSSDPSRPKVALASGPSVAGTDFSSDVRSASFASSSQSPIAFQAPSHHYEDHRQQTGLPPGALSMTYNQVNGMRYGNGNQTYPVNGEMYGSQMKREEAPFDFNSAAPSRNPSEMDIESDGVNSTPYFFQANPANKNQYVDPSTLGGQELAQGPSTQVGRMYPGMHQQQAAMAKAQAAQQQQQQQQQQQQQQQQFRQPQMQQHGQEEQIPNGLPQNRSIRHPDPVVEERISRLLQQMRQNAMASSEGSPTPSSMLPQMAKARKDEQDMDEDERLLASEAGKKLTSKERRQLRNKVSARAFRSRRKEYIGQMEGEVAARTNEVHELRLQNRALFEENTRLSELAHMLLASPHFSSFLNDMPDTGVPAQNQPAPQQQSQPQPQQAAPQPTMQASVPKDANFNHNPQEFQMQQNPQVMMVPQQNMDSSAMVMNNGSWNSGIDMNYGNTNVFAVLDIPQGPVLDAEVLSGKSSPLGVSECSKDERPVIDNPADDAPSRDIGVANPDVDLDESDPAFALFIDSPVSVSSKDDAPSFDGVRPEKSSPHFELVVERSEVTTATKSRFAHLCHSIEAAFERVSSVTSHLQ, encoded by the exons ATGGCGACCCTCGCCGAGCACCCGACCATCATCCAGTCCTCGACGGCGTCGCCTATGCCGACTATCAACGCTGGTTACGACCAGGACCTAGACTCCTTCATCAACTTCGACCAACTCACCTACACCTCCTCCGACCCCTCTCGCCCCAAGGTTGCACTGGCCAGTGGCCCATCAGTAGCCGGTACCGACTTCAGCAGCGATGTTCGCAGTGCCAGCTTCGCTTCCAGCAGCCAGTCTCCGATTGCCTTCCAGGCCCCCAGTCACCATTACGAAGATCACCGCCAGCAGACAGGCCTCCCTCCTGGTGCCCTGTCGATGACATACAACCAGGTCAACGGCATGCGATATGGGAATGGCAACCAGACGTACCCGGTGAACGGCGAGATGTACGGCTCGCAGATGAAGCGAGAGGAAGCACCATTTGACTTCAACAGCGCTGCTCCTTCTCGCAATCCATCTGAGATGGACATCGAGTCCGACGGCGTGAACTCCACCCCGTACTTTTTCCAGGCAAACCCCGCCAACAAAAACCAATACGTCGACCCCAGCACTCTCGGCGGCCAAGAGCTGGCTCAAGGCCCGTCGACCCAGGTCGGTCGCATGTACCCTGGcatgcaccagcagcaggctgcgATGGCCAAGGCTCAGGCCgctcaacaacaacagcagcagcagcagcagcagcagcaacaacaacaacaattCCGCCAGCCGCAAATGCAGCAACACGGCCAAGAGGAGCAGATCCCTAATGGCCTTCCGCAGAACCGTTCCATCCGCCATCCCGACCccgtggtggaggagcgCATCTCCCGTCTGCTTCAACAGATGCGACAGAACGCCATGGCCTCAAGCGAGGGATCTCCCACTCCGTCATCTATGCTGCCGCagatggccaaggccagGAAGGATGAGCAGGATatggacgaggacgagcgcCTTCTTGCTAGCGAGGCGGGCAAGAAGCTAACCAGCAAAGAGCGTCGTCAATTGCGGAACAAGGTGTCCGCTCGCGCCTTCCGGTCTCGACGCAAGG AGTACATTGGTCAGATGGAGGGTGAAGTGGCTGCCCGCACCAATGAGGTCCATGAGTTGCGCCTGCAAAACCGAGCGCTCTTCGAGGAGAATACCCGCCTGAGTGAGCTGGCTCACATGCTCCTGGCCTCGCCTCATTTCTCGTCCTTCCTCAATGACATGCCCGACACCGGTGTGCCCGCCCAAAACCAGCCggcgccgcagcagcaatcTCAACCTCAGCCTCAGCAGGCAGCTCCGCAACCGACTATGCAAGCATCAGTACCCAAGGATGCCAATTTCAACCACAACCCGCAAGAGTTTCAGATGCAGCAGAACCCCCAAGTCATGATGGTGCCACAGCAGAACATGGATTCTTCGGCTATGGTTATGAACAACGGTAGCTGGAATTCGGGAATCGACATGAACTACGGAAATACCAACGTCTTCGCGGTATTGGACATCCCCCAAGGCCCAgtcctcgatgccgaggtCCTCTCGGGCAAGTCTTCGCCGCTGGGCGTTTCTGAGTGCTCGAAGGATGAGAGACCTGTTATCGACAACCCGGCCGACGACGCGCCCTCTCGCGACATTGGCGTTGCCAACCCGGATGTGGACCTAGATGAGTCCGATCCTGCTTTCGCCCTGTTCATTGACTCCCCCGTGTCCGTTTCTTCAAAGGACGATGCTCCCTCATTTGATGGCGTTCGTCCCGAGAAGTCATCTCCTCATTTTGAGCTTGTTGTCGAGAGATCCGAGGTTACCACTGCCACGAAGAGCCGCTTCGCCCATCTGTGCCACAGCATAGAAGCCGCCTTTGAGCGGGTTTCGTCGGTCACTTCACATCTCCAGTGA
- a CDS encoding uncharacterized protein (ID:PFLUO_001215-T1.cds;~source:funannotate), with protein sequence MLNMLFGFDTTSFSGVQSIPAFIDQFGNAVKPDGSSAISAARVSFMSSVAFVGKFFGTLTCPLYVEKIGHRYTIWILCIISFVGIILECTSKTMAQFVVGRIVVYYSVGLAENTSTTYQSELVPASLRGAVVGSIQLFIQFGQITAAGVNERFSTSTEPKGWIIPVAIQAVVPVTIFVSPLFIPPGPRWLISKGRKADAVHTLERVRPKEDVAAGTCQAEADAIEEALDNHVEKGPWIDLFKGTNRRRTEIAISVFILQQFTGQGFVSQYSPRFYKTVGLGAHAFQYNIASAVVGWVGVLIGMSVFDIVGRRNILILGAFFQAIFLFAMAGIGLKKNPTTADGNGLVACVMLFNFFFSGTWAPLAYVIASEIGTAALREKTMAFTSTINVVAAWLVAFVVPYLLDAIGSNIGWIFGAFSIFAMVYAYFRVPEIMNRSLEELDELFENHVSARKFATTRTHGAAHRVAELENGPVLMGREESTDEVDTEEGRKRSENIRENVVEDSH encoded by the exons ATGCTCAACATGCTGTTCGGTTTCGACACCACGAGTTTCTCTGGCGTTCAGAGCATTCCTGCTTTCATTGACCAGTTCGGTAATGCGGTCAAGCCGGATGGCAGTAGTGCTATCTCCGCTGCTCGCGTCTCCTTCATGAGCTCTGTCGCCTTTGTAGGCAAGTTCTTCGGAACACTG ACTTGTCCCCTTTAcgtggagaagatcggccATCGATACACCATCTGGATTTTGTGCATAATCAGTTTTGTTGGTATCATTCTGGAATGCACTTCAAAAACGATGGCCCAATTTGTCGTAGGGAGAATCGTGGTCTACTACAG TGTCGGACTGGCAGAAAACACCTCTAC GACGTACCAATCTGAGCTCGTTCCCGCATCTCTGCGTGGAGCCGTCGTCGGGtccatccagctcttcatccaATTCGGCCAGATCACGGCTGCGGGCGTCAACGAGCGCTTCTCTACGTCGACAGAGCCTAAGGGCTGGATTATCCCTGTTGCCATCCAGGCCGTTGTGCCTGTAACCATTTTTGTTTCTCCACTTTTCATCC CCCCCGGACCTAGATGGCTTATCAGCAAGGGCCGCAAGGCCGATGCCGTCCACACTTTGGAGAGAGTCCGACCAAAGGAAGACGTTG CTGCCGGAACATGCCAGGCGGAAGCAGACGCCATCGAAGAGGCCCTTGACAACCATGTTGAGAAAGGACCGTGGATCGATCTTTTC AAAGGCACAAACCGACGCAGAACGGAGATCGCCATATCAGTTTTTATTCTGCAACAGTTCACCGGCCAAGGATTTGTCTCTCAGT ACTCCCCTCGCTTCTATAAGACCGTGGGCCTGGGCGCACATGCTTTCCAGTACAACATAGCCTCCGCAGTAGTCGGATGGGTCGGCGTCCTCATCGGAATGAGTGTCTTCGACATAGTCGGCCGACGCAACATCCTGATTCTAGGCGCCTTCTTTCAAGCCATCTTTTTATTTGCCATGGCTGGCATTGgactgaagaagaacccaaCCACAGCAGATGGCAATGGCCTTGTCGCATGCGTGATGCTCTTCAATTTCTTTTTCAGTGGCACCTGGGCACCGCTGGCGTATGTCATTGCATCAGAGATTGGAACTGCTGCGCTCCGGGAGAAGACCATGGCCTTCACCAGTACGATCAACGTGGTGGCTGCCTGGCTAGTCGCGTTCGTGGTCCCTTACCTTCTTGACGCGATTGGCTCGAATATTGGATGGATCTTCGGTGCTTTCAGTATTTTCGCCATGGTTTATGCCTACTTTCGGGTTCCGGAGATTATGAACCGGTCtcttgaagagctggacgagctgtTTGAGAATCATGTTTCTGCTCGTAAGTTTGCGACTACTAGAACGCATGGTGCTGCACACAGGGTGGCGGAGCTTGAGAACGGGCCAGTTCTAATGGGCAGAGAGGAGAGCACGGATGAAGTGGATACAGAGGAAGGCAGGAAGCGCAGTGAGAACATACGGGAAAACGTGGTGGAGGACTCCCATTAA